A window of Vicinamibacteria bacterium genomic DNA:
AAACGCTACGCGTGAGACCCCCGCGCTTTCTCGGCGAGCGACTCGAAGGGCTCGATACGGTCGAAGTGCCGGGCCACGCTCCGGCTCGACTCGAGCTCTATTTGACCGGAGTCGACTCCGAGTCGGATGGGTCGGTGCCGGTCGCGCTCTACGCCGCGGGGACGGTCGTGACCGACGACTTCACCCAGTTGAGCGCAATCGATCTCGACCACGCACCCTGGACGGATCCGCGACTGACCGGCATGGTTGATTTTCCCGAGCTATCCGTCGCCCCGGGAAGCCGGCGCGGCGTGATTCCCGACGAAGTCTCACACGCCTTCGCTCAGGCCTTGCGTCGAATCGAGCCTCTGGTCATGGGCATCCTGGAGACCAAGGAGCGCGAGCGTGCCGAGCAGCTCGACCAGAACGCCGTTCGGGATCTGAAACGCGCTTTCCGGGACTTCTATCGCAAGCGGCCCCGGTACTCGATGCTCCCGATGCAAAGAAAGTCGGCCGAGGGTATGGGTGATTCATCGGCCGGAGCCGGGGTCTCGACGGATATCGAAGAATCCGTGGAAAGCTCCCTGGAACCGTCGGGGGCGGAGCCTTCCGAGCTCTTTCCGCCCGGACCGCTCTCCGCGGTCGATATCGTGCCAAAGAATCTCGTGGTGGAGAGCAACACCGAGAGAAACGTGCGTGCCAGGGCATTCGACGACGCGGGACGCCAGATTCTCGAAAGCATCGATTACAGCTGGGACGTCTGGGGTCGCGTGGGGAGCGTCCGAGAGGAGGGCGCGAAAGCCATATTCGTCGCAGGCGAGGACCCGACCGATGGAATTTTATCGGTCACCGCACGAGAGCCGGTGACTGGCATGGAACTGTCCGCAGCCGTGCCGGTCGAGGTCGTAGAGACGTTGCCAACGAGCGGGGACGAAGGGATTCCCGAGCCGGAGCTGATCGACGCCACCGGGGCGAGCTGGCGCTCACGGTTCCACGAAGACCGGTGGCAGGTCAACACCGGTCATCCCGACTACCGGGCGAGCACCGCGAAGCCCGCCCTGAAGCTCCGCTACCTGGCCACGCTTTTCGCCAAAGAAGTCGTTCTCCGGTCGAGTCAGGACCCCAGATTCGAAGAGCCGCTCGAGCAGATGGTCGAGGTGAGCGCCTACGCCGATCGCCAGCTGACCGAGCGGCCGCCGCGCGGCCGACGCAAGAAATCCAGTTGATGGATCCTTTGCGACCGGGAGGGATATAGAGTATAACTTCTACATAGGTAGTTCTGCATGCCTCGATCCCTGGGACCCGCTCAGATCCAGGTATTGGAAGCCGTCGCGAGCGGCGTCGGCTATGGCTTCGATGTCATGGAGACGACCACGCTTCCGAGCGGCACCGTCTACCCAGCGCTTTCCCGACTCGAGAAAGCCGGCTTGGTGCGCTCACGTTGGGAGAGCGCGGGCATCGCTCATCGGGAGAAACGACCGCAAAGGCGCTACTACGAGGTGACGCCGGCCGGTCTCGAGGTCCTTGCGGAAGCCCTCAGGCGCTATCAAACGCTCGCGAGGTCTCTCGCGCGAACGGTCAAGGAGTCGACGTGAGCGAATGCTGGCGACGTCGCCTCGCAGCCGCGGTCGTCCAGCTCATCGCGGCCCTCGTGCCGCGTGACGAGCGCGACCGATGGAAACGAGAGTGGCTCGCCGAGATCGCGTGCTCGAAACCCAGCGGCCTGGTCGGCCATAGTCTGGGTGCGGTGCCTCATGCGGTCTTTCTCATCAAAGAGGCCTGGAGGTGGGACATGGTGCATCGAGATGTCCATTACGCGTTGCGCAGCCTGCTTCACCAGCCCGGCTTCCTGGTTGCCGCGTCGGTGACGCTCGCCGTCGGTATCGGGGCGAACACCGCCCTCTTCTCCGTAATCGACGCCGTGCTTCTCCGTCCTCAGAGCTACGGGGAGCCGGAGCGACTCCTCTCCGTCTTCGAGACGCAGGACGGAGGGATCACGCGCGATGGACCCGGGCCCGCCAACCTTCTCGACTGGCGACGCGAGAGCGAAACGCTCGAGAGCATTGCCGCATGGTGGGTCGAGTCCACCACGATCCTGGGCGATCGCCACGGCG
This region includes:
- a CDS encoding ATP-binding protein, which translates into the protein MPRQREKDQSVEEGRVRVHDPFELIRWLALSQPDPKKALAELVQNSLDARARHIRISRVREKKVPCLKILDDGEGVIPEIEDRREALRYVATHIGHSRKRSLSPEERLHLMTQGRYGIGLLGFWCLGRILEIRTSLPRQKPYRLLLYRNEPRFKIEPLRGKLVFDDRFTEVVVVDLDRDSSAALSGRRAADYLASELRGQLLARSVEVVIEDKMSRGRSPKTLRVRPPRFLGERLEGLDTVEVPGHAPARLELYLTGVDSESDGSVPVALYAAGTVVTDDFTQLSAIDLDHAPWTDPRLTGMVDFPELSVAPGSRRGVIPDEVSHAFAQALRRIEPLVMGILETKERERAEQLDQNAVRDLKRAFRDFYRKRPRYSMLPMQRKSAEGMGDSSAGAGVSTDIEESVESSLEPSGAEPSELFPPGPLSAVDIVPKNLVVESNTERNVRARAFDDAGRQILESIDYSWDVWGRVGSVREEGAKAIFVAGEDPTDGILSVTAREPVTGMELSAAVPVEVVETLPTSGDEGIPEPELIDATGASWRSRFHEDRWQVNTGHPDYRASTAKPALKLRYLATLFAKEVVLRSSQDPRFEEPLEQMVEVSAYADRQLTERPPRGRRKKSS
- a CDS encoding PadR family transcriptional regulator; this encodes MPRSLGPAQIQVLEAVASGVGYGFDVMETTTLPSGTVYPALSRLEKAGLVRSRWESAGIAHREKRPQRRYYEVTPAGLEVLAEALRRYQTLARSLARTVKEST